From the genome of Arvicola amphibius chromosome 9, mArvAmp1.2, whole genome shotgun sequence:
GCAGGCCCAgctgattgtttttttttatttcttgagaaataataataatataataataaataatatataattatataatataattacatcatttcgcCCTTCCCCTTCCTCGCTCAAAACTCTTTCATgtattcctcttcctccctttcaaattcatgccctttttcaaaatcaattatcactgtgtatgtatatgaacatgcatatatacatgacTATtccaaaatagacaaataaatcctgcttagtctgtataatgcagattgtatgtgtatgttttcggggctgaccatttggtactgaaTACGCTCTTCCCCGCGGATGAAGGTTTCTCTCACTCTCGGCGTTCCACAGTTACCTGTAGCTCTTTGTGTGGTATTGAGGCCTTGTGTAAATAAGTGTCATTTAATGACATATACCTTTGACTGACATATATTAAAGAAGATGGAATATCCAAGTTTTAAGGACTTAAGTTCGATTGTTcatggtttattgtttttaattttatgtgtataaatgtgtacCCAGTCACATGTAAATTCACCACAAGTGTATCGATTGCCACAGAGGTTAGCACTGAGCTTCAGACCCTCTAGACCTCAAGTTCTAGACTATTGGGGTTGCATGATGTGGGTACTGTAAACTGTAGATCCGGAAGAGCATCGAGCTCTCTGAACCACTAAGACATCTCTCTGGCCACAAAGAGAAACTTTTCATCTTGACTGTAATATTCAGTGTAAAACCCACCAGCACCTTCGTGTGTAAGGGGCTAGGGGAAGCTTCTATTTAGAGTAATTCACTTCTGGTCATATGGCAGATAGTCATCTAAACAGTGTGGATGGGCATGGAGCCACTCAACACCAATGCTCTCACTATACATGAGCCTCTTACACCTCAAGTAGTGCTTGTGTTCCTTTTATCCCCAGAAGACTTCACAGTATCCCATCAATCCAGTCTCACAAAGATTACTTTATATCCAATTCAGTGCTGAAGTATCAACTTCCTGTGTGAAACTTCAATATGATTCTTTCCAAAGGGACTTTCAAAGGTAAATTCAACCGTATTCAAATCTAACTATATATCCTTTTCCTTTAAAACCTTATAACCAAATGAAATTTGACTCCTTTGACCCTGGCAGAACTTCAGAAAATCCCCATGTTGATGTGACCACCTCACCCTCAAATCTAATTTTCCTCCTAGAGCGAGACTGAGGGACCTTGTCCCACTATCGGGAGCTGGAAACCTTCCCTGAGTGCTCCCTTTGCTGATGTTGTTTATTCAACCAGAGGACAGTAAACAATTAACCTTTGGATGGGGATAAAGTCTCAAACTATGGGGAACATCCTTTGCAGAACATTCCAGGAACGCTCGATTTCACACAGAAGTACCCTCAACTATCACCTGGCACCCCTGCATTTGCATTGTACTACAGGTTCGGAGCACACATGCACCCCAAACCATTACTCTTTCTTCCACATATACCAAAAGCAAATGTGTAGTATctctaaatatgttttatttttgattacaTTTACTTCATCTTTTATTTGGGGCAGTCAGTGGGAGCCTATGCACCATGGCAACATATGTGAGCTTCAGAATACAACGGATGAGAGTTAGTTATCTTCTTCaactctgtgggtcccagggactgaactcacgTCACCAAGTTTTGAGGCCATATCACAGCGTAGTTTCTCCAAAACCCATCCCAGATTACAAAAGTATGAAACACAGTGGAGGGGTAGGTACTCATCACGTCAGTGACCTGAACAGTAAGGAATAATTCCAATCATAAAATTTGGACAAGAGTTTGAAGTATCAGTAGCAAGTATTCAGATGGATTTCGCCAACCAGGCCCTAATAAATATATTGATCATTTTGTAACCTTCAAATACCACTTAAAGCATAGAAAAATAGACAGTGTTAATCATTATGTTATCAATACTGAACATAAAACTTCATAGGCCAATTATAAAACCTTTATATTCCTTGACAGTGGTAAGCAAAATGTGTCCCAGTATGTATCCACAGAATAAACACTGTGTACCAACTGGACACCACTAACAATGCCAGACCCCATAGTAAGTCAAGGATCCTACAGTCAGCATATTGACAGAAATATGTCCAGTCCAAGAAGAAACCATATTTCAGTATGTTCCAAGCTTCCAGAATCAGGCAAATGAAACCtataattcttccttccttcaccttCTCCTAAAATAgtgaactttaaaataaaatctgtattttcaCTTAAACAGTGAGCTACCAGCTTAGCTAATGGGCATTCGGTCATGTgaacagttatttttaatttcctcttgaCTGGGGTAAGAGTATGTGCACAGAAGTGTCTTTCTCCGATTCTCACAGCCTTCCAGATAACGCTCCTACTTAAAAGTTCTTCACTGTGCAAATTAACTCTCCCCTGCCGCCTTTAGATGTCTAAAGACATATCTGAAAAATCATGCTGACACTGTCTGACCATCCCCCTCATAGAACTTCATCTGTGATTAGAAAGAGGCGGACTGGCTCTTCATCCAGGCTGCTTTTGTGTTCTGGGACATGAGGATAGCATCAATAATACAGGGAGTGCCAGGAAGAACATTTGTGAGCCCAAATTGCTTTTAATCAAAGGTTGAGCCCATATAATTTTTTATCTGATCCaaacaatataaattttattatcagCATTACCAATAATTAAAACCCACTTCAGATAAATTAAAAACTACCATGACATGTACATTAAAAATGGGGCTTCCTGAGAGTTTAATAAATTTGGCAATAAATTACAGAATCATATAATTGTAGTTAATTTTACTACACCTCTGTATTTCCTGGTGCAAGCCAGAGCAAAAACACTATCTTAATTAAGCAACTGATTAATTACAATGAATGAAACATTCTTAAAAACCCAGAGACCCTAGAGGGTTGGATTAGAGAAAATGGAATCCACAACCAGAATCTAGAAATTCCTCAACTAGCTTGTGATAGGAATGTCAGCCGGCCTCAGACCTTACAAACTCTTAGGTAACACCCATGCCACAGCAGAAGCCACAAAACAAGCAATGGCTCTATCGCTTAATATCAATAAAAGACAGCtcagaagcatttttaaaataaatatcaaatgtaaaataaaatacaagaaaaggaTCAAAATATTGATGGTAGAAATCAAGGAAGTTGAAACTAAACAATTTCTAACTTTCTTGTTTACCCTTTAATCATTTCTTGTGGGTTTAAATACAATCTTTACGAAACAAACACTTTACTCATTAACTTTGGCTCTGGGTCttaattttctaaacaaaaatatatggTGGAAGAGAGACACTGTAAAAATGTTAATTACCAGATGAAAAGGTTCATTTAGGCTTGAACAAAGCATATTGTAACATCATGCTGAAGGGAAAATAATAGGGGGTGCTCAAACTTTACCAATTACTGCACAGCCAACGCAGCATCCTCTGCCTTTCTAAATACACTCTTCTGCCACATCCACAGTTTCTGTTTGGTCTGTAACTCCTCAGAGCCTACAAGTAAATTAAATAACCTATATGCAGCCACGCACACAAAATGAGAAGGGCTGATTGCACCCTGAGAGGCCAGCTCTTTAAGAAGGGACGTTCATACCAAGTATTGTCTACCCACATCTGTGCAGCACCTCTCCCTTTGCAGCAGCCCTGATGGGGAAGATGCAAAGAGTTGGATGTGCCCAGCAGTAGAAGAGAGCCCAAGGgccaaaggagagaaaaatcactCCTCTCTGGAAATGACTGGCATTATAGTATGGATGTTTCTCTCTTCTGGGAAAATTCACCAGAGAAACTCTCATAGTTCTGTCTCCTGAAATGTGAAGggataaaaagcaaagaagggttaaaagaagttaaaatgcCCAAAGCACCCCAAATTTCCCAATAATTCTTCCTGAAAAAACCATAAAATCAGAAACTGTAAATCAAAGAGTGCACTTTTTAATTGGGGGCAGGGATGGAGTATCATCAGTCTCACTTGAATCTAGAGTCCAAAAAGGTAAAAGGAACATCTCCATCTTTCATATCCCCAAAATCTTCCTATGGATCCTATAGGGAGATGTAGCTGTACCTGGTGTGATAAGGGCAAATGCCAGTCTTTTCATCTCATAGCTGAGGACAAAGGTAAGGATAGGTTTCTAAGGTTATTAAGAGTCTCCTGTCATTTCCATCccaaggataaagaaaacattttctctttcagaaaattTCAGACCACTGGCATAACAAATATATTCTCTTTAATCCtgacactgaggaagcagagtcaggcaaatctctgagtttgaaaccaacctggtctacccagtgagttccaggacagctgaggttACAAGAATAactatgtcttgaaaaaacaaaaagagaaaaaaaatatagtctACCATGATTTCATCAGCAAAACAGACTTCTATTACAAACATTCAGTCTTCTTGAGTTAGAAGTAGTTtgacacatatatatgttcatgtacacatacatatacacactaagCTATCTAGAACTGGGCGGATATATGTTGAGCTAGAACAGGATAATAATGTTGAATGTTTTTGATGtatcctttgatttttttattattttattatatctttgATTTCAACAAATGCAGAACTataatgaatatttctttaaaatatttaaaacatatctgTATCTTTCCTAATTCTGCATGAAAATATCAACAAACATATGTCAATACTTGTTTGGTCTAAATCCACAGTAGATATATACTTaagcaacatatttttaaatgtttttacttatttatttatttatttgagacacggtttcactctgtagcccagggtaacCTCAATTTTACAGCAATTCCTTTGCCTCAGCCTACCAAAGGGCTGAAATTATAAacgtatggtggtttgaaagaaaatggtccccaaaggcagTAGCACTATTAGTagatgtggccctgttggaggaaatgtgcctctgtggggggcaggctttgaggtctctttcgCTCAAGTTTctctcagtgtgacactcagtctATTCCTGTCACCTGCAAGATGTAGTACTCTCAGCTCCAACACCACTACTGCCTGCCTCATGATGATAACGggctgaatctctgaaactgtaagccagcacctcaattaaatgttctctttgcaagagttgctatggtcatggtgacttttcacagccatagaaaaccctaatgaagacaagGCATTAGCTACTCTGAACAACTTTAAACAACAGCATTTTTAAtacatctttgtgtgtatgtgtgtacttctgtgtgtattcatttgtgtgtgtgtgtgtatgtgtgtactaatATGGGTGTACATGTAAAGGTGAAAAAGCAGCTTCAAGTGTTAGTCTGCCTTCCACCTTAACTGAGGAAGGGTCTCTTGTTTGCTGCCACAAATAGTAGGATAGctgggaattctcctgtctctgatgCCATGTAACCAGAGAATCACTGCAACACAGATATGTGATATCATAGAAGGCTTTACATGGATTCCAGGGCATCCAAACTCTGGCCATCATGCTCACACAGAAAACTTAGcccataaaattcattttaatgtttatatttaatatttcatttagaaaatattatgaGTATGTACTTAGGAATTTAATTTactgtggattagaaaaaaatcttaataatgaATCCCTGAGAAAAGAATTTGAGTATTCTCAGTCGGAGGCATTGTTCATGCTACAAACGGAAGATGGCATATTTTCTCCAGTGCACACAGGCCATGTGAAGTATGTAAATTCTCATACATTCATCTATGATGATAAACTGAAGAGGTGCGCCACAACGTTTCCTTGCCAAAATAACAAATATGAAGAATTACATCTATAAACACAACACAGGGCAAACTTATTTTGACATTCTGCTGAAATAAGGCTTATTGCCTTATCTCAAAAGaaagctctcagcttcctctccatGTTCCCACATTGTGTTAAAGTCACAACAATGAATACGAGTATTCTGACATAGCACAAGGAGACACAGCTCTAACTGTGGTCCAAATTCCTTCATATAGAATCAACACAGCAAGGCCTGGACCTGTAAGCTAGAACAGGGCTCCTGCAGTGTAGATGTACCCACTTTATACTCTAAGGAATGTGAATGCTGGGTGCACAGTACAATCTAAAGCCAAACCATCACAAAATAGCATTGCAGCTGAAAGTGGCTGCCTAGGAATGAAAAGCTGTGCCAAGCGCATTGCATCAACATTGCTACCACACTGACCACCTCCTTAttatttactcttttttcttATCCTATTCCACAGGTAAGAAAATGGTGGTAACAGAGGCTTAGATTACTCCACTAAGCATTACATAGTATATGGTAGAACCCTGGATTAAAATCTAGGCCTCTTTCATTCTAAAATTCATACTTCACTTTGTACCTCATAATAATCACTAGTAGTGGCAACAGTTTACATTAAGGATGTTCTTTTTATTATCTTCATGatgctattattttataatgaCAGTCAAGTTTATTTGTCAGTTCCATGGAACACTGGCTACTCTGCCGTGTCACCTTGttctaaattatttctctattttcttttctgtgaagtgTAGTAATAGCGATGACAGACAGTTTTATAAAGTGGTTATACCATATTATAGCATTATATTGAATAAGAATTCAAGTTTCTCTGACCCAACTGAAAACATGAGCTAGTGAGCTACAGATGATTAATGAGTGCTGAGAGAACGGAAATTAGTTTTCCCCAAAGATGAGCCTCATAATGGGTTATCTAATACCACATGGTCAGTTCTGAAATCATAcacatataagcaacactaatGGACTCATGCtgtatttgtgtgcgtgtgtgtgtgtgtttgtgtgtagtatgtttgtatgcttgtgtgtgtagtgtgcatgtgtatataaatcagaaataaaagaaaaagaggccattaatTTGAGAGGGAATATGGAACCACTGGAAGGTtttgaaagaagagagggaaaagggatggtgtaattatatttaatttcaagatattttcaaatgaaaatagaaagggGGACTACACGCCTAAGCAAACTGTTCTCAAACAAGAAGTATAAATAAGCAGTGAATTCTTTTTAAACTGCACAGTGTCCTCGGTTATCAGGAAAAGGCAGATTTAATTCCTTTTACCTCACTCAAGTCAAAACAGTCAGCATCAGGAAGACAAATGACAACGGATGCTGCCACAGATGTGGGACAAGGGAAATGCTTACGCTCTGCTGGAGAGAGCACAAACCACtgcaaccactgtggaaatcagtctGGGGCTTCTCAAAAACCTAGACATAGAACTATAATATGACCCGTCTACATCACtcctgggcacatacccaaagaacATCACAACCTACTGCACAGACACCTGCAAAATCTATGCACTGCTGTTCTATCTATAATAGCTAGAAGATGGAATCAGCCTAGATATATAtcaactaataaataaaatgctgtacacatacatacatacagacatacacacaatgcaGTATCACTCAGctttagagaaaaatgaaataatgacattcgcaggtaaatgaatgaaactggaaaaaaaattatactgagtgAAATCACCAGgcaaaagcaaagcagagaaagaaatactGGGGGcagaaaactacagagacaagggACAGGAGATGAGGGAACAAGATATTGGTGAAAGGTGTTTACCAAAATGAAGTGTGCATGTAAACCCTATATGGAAACATATATGCTCCTACCccaagaaaaattaatttagaagagaaattagaaaataGTTGACAGGacacatgaaaggaaaaataCTCAGTGTTAAAAGTGGGGGATGGGGATTGGGGAAAAGTAGTAACTCAAAGCTACTTATGTATGAAGAACTTTATAGAGATCCACAGGTTTTAAGCTACTCAAAAATGCAATGCACAAGAGTGTGGCCAGGCGGCTCAGAGCGAGCAGGGCTCTCTTTACCAGTGGATTGTAGAGGGTGCACGGCCAGTCTCTTGTCTTCTGTTCAACATGGCATCGTCTGATAGTCAGGTGAAAGAACTGGAGAAGCGTGCTTCAGGCCAGGCTTTTGAGCTGATTCTCAGCCCTCGGTCAAAAGAGTCCATCCCCGatttccccatccccccccccccaaagaagaAGGATCTTTCCCTGGAGGAAATTCAGAAGAAATTAGAAGCTGTAGAAGAACGGCGCAAGTCTCATGAGGCGGAAGTCCTAAAGCAGCTCGCCGAGAAGCGGGAGCACGAGAAAGAGGTGCTGCAGAAAGCCATCGAGGAGAACAACAACTTCAGCAAGATGGCAGAGGAGAAGCTGACCCACAAGATGGAAGCTAACAAAGAGAACCGGGAGGCGCAGATGGCTGCCAAGCTGGAGCGTTTGCGAGAGAAGAACAAGCACGTTGAAAAGGTGCGGAAGAACAAAGAATCCAAAGACCCCGCGGATGAGACCGAGGCTGACTAATTTGTTTTGAGAACTGACTTTCTCCCAGACCCCTTCCTAAATATCCAAAGACTGTACTGGCCGGTGTCATTTTACTTTTCCCTCCTGACAAATATTCTAGAAGCTGATGTAGGACCCTAGAGGTAGATCCAGACCGTGAGATGTTTTAGGGGCTCAAGGGGAGAAACTGAaagtgttttacttttttttaatgtgttggtCTTTCTAACGTAGCTATTTTTCTTGTTGCATCTTTTCCACTTGAGCACACTCGGTGTGCTGGGTTAATGGCTAGTACTGTATTGCCTCTGTGGAAGACGTTTGTGAGGAGTGTAGTGGCTTCTTCCGACCTGTTAGACACTGATATCTGTTCACACCTGCGATCCCAATTCTGTCCCAATCTTATCAGATGCTATTGTACTTgaatggttaataaaaaaaaatacaacgcACAGAGAATGTATGtgtaatacattatatatatatatatatatatgtacaagtcacatacatttttatgtatatgcatgtacgtATAATAACTCTCTTGGTTTTCATTTCACCTCTCTGGTCACTGCAGATTTATTGTCCTCTTTCAACTCTCAAAAATGAACTTTCCTTAAGTCTTATTTCTTTACCTTTCCTCCTCTGAACTGTACAACTCAATGACCACCCATGAGGCACCAGACTCACATTTACATTGTAAACCAATCTCTCATCCAATTTCCTGACACAAAACCTACTTGATTCCTCCTTGTGTGCTTTTAAAGTTATCACAAAGACAAATGACTGAGCAGAATCATAGGGTCTCCCACCTAACCCTTGGAGCATCGCAAAAACTGGTGGTACCAATCAGAAGTCAACTAAAGCTCAACCCATCAGGAAGAAGAGCTGCACCTTCAGCCTCAGAAATGTCCCTCAAATCCTAGcatttccccaccaccaccaagtcCTCCCTTCAGTTTCTCTTGTCTGAAAGTCTGCTCATCTGAAAAATAGCTAATCTTTACACAAGTGTGTTCCGGGCTTTCATTCAACCTGCTCATGATACTGCATCCAGAGTAATGTTTTGAAAATACTAATGGAGTCCTACCAAACCTCTCCTAAAGGGATTTCAAtattaaagtaaaacaaataacataaataataaacagcaGTCAGCTATAGTGGTGTGAGTCTCTAACCCTAGCACTAGTACACTGAGGAAACAGGGCTCACAACCTCCCAGACCAGCttggtacatagtgagaccctgtctcaaaaaccttaTGTGAACGCATTTATAACTCACAAGTGTAATAGGAAACGCTATTTGAAATCATAAGTTACTCTAAACTGAAAATATGTATCTCAGAGAAGAATTAAAATCTGTAAATAAAATTCTCACAATTATGAAATATTGATAGACTGTAAACATAATAAGTATCACCGCAAAGGAAATCATATCCTATTTCATAATCTCTGTTCACGATCTACTTCTTTAAATAACACTCTATACACTGATGTTCAAAACATGCAAAATTGATAGAATTCCCTTGGGGTTTGTTGTAGCAAATACAACCCCAGAGAGAAAGCAAATCAAATCGGCTTTTAAAACTTTCGTTTAAATTTGCTGAAACTATGTGGTGTGATGCCACATAATAATGTAATgccagaaaagaagacaaaaataagcaaacaaaaggcAGCACTGCTTAAGGCCAAGGACGAGTTAGCGGATGTGTTATGCACAGGTCTTACACTAATTAGCAgtgaaagcctgagagagctgcAGTGATCTTCAGAGACTAACGTGTCAACTGCCGTCTTGATTGCCAGTCCTTGGGTTGATACCTTCCTTAAAGCACTATGTTCATAAAGGTTCTGGAGAATATTGGCATTCATCACCAATGTTGTTCTGTGCTGAACTTTGCCACAGTGAACCAAGTATTTGCCAGTCTAGGACTGGACAGATGCTAACTTCCCACTCACTTGTAAACAACGGTGCTCAGTCTGCAAAGTATGAAGACATATGTTTTTGTGTCTGGGACGTCAACTGTGGCACATAGTTCAACAAACACCTGTTGAGATCTTATAATGTGTTGGTCACAGGGC
Proteins encoded in this window:
- the LOC119822452 gene encoding stathmin-like; translated protein: MASSDSQVKELEKRASGQAFELILSPRSKESIPDFPIPPPPKKKDLSLEEIQKKLEAVEERRKSHEAEVLKQLAEKREHEKEVLQKAIEENNNFSKMAEEKLTHKMEANKENREAQMAAKLERLREKNKHVEKVRKNKESKDPADETEAD